A stretch of Aedes aegypti strain LVP_AGWG chromosome 2, AaegL5.0 Primary Assembly, whole genome shotgun sequence DNA encodes these proteins:
- the LOC5572806 gene encoding lactosylceramide 4-alpha-galactosyltransferase: protein MPSAMRLRAQIHSVSTLLPADKMLASKKNIFTGIIALTLVVLYIQFETMQNEIVNRITDHRKTILRSDALSELTTVTSDSLLINLRTKTYRPWVTSANKPGLFRMPDMQSYESELKPEKNIFFVMSTVIEDDIAKLTPRQSCAIESAARANSDWSVFVLFTSARMFSYQNSTNMVPLLFYSNIHFRRLNMETYAIGTPLEKFFRDNSLRNSLFIVEHTSDVLRLLTLYKYGGTYLDSDVVVMDSLNELPHNYLGSEGDGYIANGIINLQVTGYGHTVAEAFLNEIAENFNGSVWAANGPAMVTRVMRKFCNVTNVWDMTRERCGGKMSILPPDTFFQVTYPRHTWYFEEAHASEVMEKVAGHILTHLWNKLTGGIVLRKDSPVAYIILANVYCPNVINNCKEYF, encoded by the exons ATGCCTTCAGCAATGCGACTTCGGGCTCAGATCCATTCGGTTAGTACTTTGCTGCCCGCGGATAAGATGCTCGCAAGcaagaaaaacatatttacgGGTATCATAGCTTTAACATTGGTGGTTCTGTACATACAATTTGAGACGATGCAGAATGAAATAGTTAACCGAATAACGGATCACCGTAAAACGATTTTGCGATCGGATGCACTTAGTGAACTGACTACTGTAACGAGCGATTCGTTACTGATAAATCTGAGGACAAAAACGTACCGACCGTGGGTGACAAGTGCTAACAAACCGGGATTGTTTCGGATGCCTGACATGCAAAGTTATGAAAGTGAGCTGAAACCagagaaaaacatattttttgtaatgTCTACGGTGATCGAAGACGATATAGCGAAGCTAACACCTCGACAATCGTGTGCAATAGAGTCTGCTGCCAGAGCTAACTCCGATTGGAGTGTATTCGTCCTTTTCACATCCGCTAGAATGTTTAGCTACCAGAATAGCACCAACATGGTGCCATTGCTGTTCTATTCAAACATACACTTCAGGCGCTTGAATATGGAAACCTACGCGATTGGAACTCCGTTGGAGAAGTTCTTCCGAGATAACTCCCTACGAAATTCCCTTTTTATAGTGGAACACACTTCCGACGTTCTGAGGCTGCTCACGTTGTACAAATACGGCGGTACTTATCTGGACTCTGATGTGGTTGTAATGGATTCTTTGAACGAGCTACCGCACAACTATCTCGGATCAGAAGGCGATGGTTACATTGCTAACGGCATCATTAACCTGCAAGTTACTGGATATGGTCATACTGTGGCAGAAGCTTTTTTGAA TGAAATCGCCGAGAATTTCAACGGTTCGGTATGGGCAGCAAACGGTCCTGCAATGGTAACACGAGTTATGCGAAAATTCTGCAACGTTACCAACGTTTGGGATATGACGCGAGAAAGGTGTGGCGGAAAAATGAGTATCCTTCCGCCAGATACGTTCTTTCAAGTGACGTACCCGCGTCATACGTGGTACTTTGAGGAGGCACATGCATCAGAAGTGATGGAAAAAGTAGCCGGCCACATTCTGACTCATTTGTGGAACAAATTGACCGGGGGCATAGTGTTAAGGAAGGATAGCCCAGTCGCATACATTATACTAGCGAATGTCTACTgcccaaatgtaataaataattGCAAGGAATATTTTTAG